A stretch of the uncultured Desulfobacter sp. genome encodes the following:
- a CDS encoding TonB-dependent receptor — protein sequence MKRRRLGLGGIVSLLIWGMIFPCFVWAIEQNPSTTLEDVVVTATRTDKTLLETAASVTIITAEQIEEMGATNFVEIVENIPGVVKDSDSRERLTFRGNRSPQSGGVLVLINGVPANNGIGWYVEYDSIPVSDIERIEVRRSSGNIAFGPDASRGVINIITKRGKAETFSGKTSVSYGSWNSLKAFGGVSGLVDKWDYAFGGSFLNTGGYEDDNKELGTARVSVGHNFSEETRLGLNLDWHKADYDTIYGKTKWQLDNYRREKIFPTSQTNDTLIHNRENEDENTAVSLEFSTKKEKYFANGVVSYDNTDHVYRYLAKKLDAGYSTTSSYYDYQEDSDQDRFLARASGGYNFLFNTIKYTPTIGADYEKISFDLVKSYPWSPTPLSASQESAVAKGTMDAERERFGIFLNNELDFNQQWELSFSGRFDQVDYDVSTLQSNQVTNSHSDFSWDITPAYHPNSNATVYASFSQSYWYPVLYYYKYAMEYATDEYTADDLKPEKYQTLELGYKQYVSAKLSLAVTAYYMQVDDKFLSLYDSDDTSDWLGYRNVGDSEHMGLELEASGRINPMVGYRLQGAYQNAEWDNAIFKPYIWGETSDSNSENVDISGQQLPHVPKFTGTFGLDFYFLNHWKFSADLNYYGKQYVDVLNRYEISDYVTADLKLTYTAEKFKVWVLCNNVFDREEYNYFNETGRRNSDGTPYKQYYYPMSGRYIEAGVSFDF from the coding sequence ATGAAAAGACGAAGATTGGGACTTGGGGGAATAGTGTCACTATTAATTTGGGGGATGATTTTTCCCTGTTTTGTCTGGGCGATTGAACAGAATCCGTCCACAACCCTTGAAGACGTCGTGGTGACAGCGACACGGACAGACAAGACCCTGTTAGAGACAGCGGCCAGTGTTACGATTATTACAGCCGAGCAAATTGAAGAGATGGGGGCAACAAATTTTGTGGAAATTGTTGAAAACATTCCAGGCGTCGTAAAAGACAGCGACAGCCGCGAGCGGCTGACATTCAGGGGCAACCGCAGCCCGCAGTCCGGTGGCGTTTTAGTTCTCATTAACGGGGTGCCTGCCAATAATGGTATTGGATGGTATGTTGAATATGATTCAATTCCCGTCTCAGATATTGAACGCATTGAAGTCCGCCGATCTTCGGGAAACATCGCCTTTGGGCCTGATGCATCCAGAGGGGTGATCAATATTATCACCAAAAGGGGAAAAGCGGAGACCTTTTCCGGAAAAACAAGCGTTTCCTATGGCTCCTGGAACAGTCTAAAAGCCTTTGGCGGTGTTAGTGGACTGGTGGATAAATGGGATTATGCTTTTGGCGGTTCTTTTTTAAATACAGGCGGTTATGAAGATGATAATAAAGAATTGGGAACTGCCCGGGTCAGTGTAGGCCATAATTTTTCTGAAGAGACCCGCCTGGGCCTCAACCTTGACTGGCATAAGGCAGACTACGATACCATTTACGGGAAAACAAAATGGCAGTTGGACAATTATCGGCGGGAAAAAATCTTCCCCACATCCCAAACAAATGACACCCTGATCCATAACCGAGAGAATGAGGATGAGAATACAGCCGTAAGTCTTGAATTCAGCACAAAAAAAGAAAAATATTTTGCCAACGGGGTGGTGTCTTATGATAACACCGATCATGTTTACAGATATCTGGCCAAAAAACTTGATGCCGGTTACAGCACAACCAGTTCCTATTATGATTACCAGGAGGACAGTGATCAAGACAGGTTCCTGGCCAGAGCATCCGGCGGTTATAATTTTTTGTTCAACACAATAAAGTATACCCCCACCATCGGCGCAGATTATGAAAAGATCTCCTTTGATCTGGTTAAATCATATCCATGGTCGCCGACCCCATTGTCCGCTTCCCAAGAGAGTGCGGTTGCCAAAGGCACCATGGACGCTGAAAGGGAACGGTTCGGCATTTTTCTAAACAATGAACTGGACTTCAACCAACAGTGGGAATTGAGTTTCAGCGGCCGTTTTGATCAGGTGGATTATGATGTGAGTACCTTGCAATCCAACCAGGTGACCAACAGTCACTCCGATTTTTCCTGGGATATCACACCAGCCTATCATCCCAATTCAAACGCGACTGTCTATGCGTCGTTTTCTCAATCTTACTGGTATCCGGTATTGTATTACTATAAATATGCCATGGAATATGCCACAGATGAATATACGGCCGATGATTTGAAACCTGAAAAGTATCAGACCCTGGAATTGGGGTATAAGCAGTATGTCAGCGCTAAACTCAGCCTGGCTGTCACAGCCTATTACATGCAAGTGGATGATAAGTTCCTCTCCTTGTATGATTCAGATGATACCAGCGATTGGTTAGGATACAGAAACGTGGGGGATTCCGAACATATGGGCCTTGAGTTGGAAGCTTCAGGCCGGATCAATCCTATGGTGGGTTATCGCCTCCAAGGAGCATATCAGAATGCCGAGTGGGACAATGCCATATTCAAACCCTATATCTGGGGGGAGACATCTGATTCCAACAGCGAGAATGTGGATATTTCCGGCCAGCAATTACCCCATGTCCCTAAGTTTACCGGGACGTTCGGATTGGATTTTTATTTTCTGAATCACTGGAAATTCAGTGCGGATCTGAACTATTACGGCAAGCAGTATGTGGATGTTCTCAACCGGTACGAGATCAGCGATTATGTCACCGCTGATCTTAAACTGACCTATACCGCTGAAAAATTTAAAGTGTGGGTGCTGTGCAATAATGTATTTGACCGGGAAGAGTATAACTATTTCAATGAGACCGGGAGAAGAAATTCTGACGGGACCCCATATAAACAGTACTATTATCCCATGAGCGGCCGGTACATTGAGGCAGGCGTCTCCTTTGATTTCTAA
- a CDS encoding ABC transporter substrate-binding protein codes for MKRCLAIVILTVFGILPGSSIVAAPETRQTIVVEDANGTQIEVELPVKRLVVLTSDALEVIRSLEASDLVAGVYSGISKNSLFWPKLNDKPKVGSWKEVNYEQVVELNPDAVLCYGSRPGRDMEKKLAPFGIQVIRLDFYKPATLPKEVLILGQILGKEQEAADLAAWYGEHMNHIRRFLKKSSACPNVYIEGNASYHTAAPGAGGHDMCVSSGGNNIAGALSIPYPEVTSEWIVTANPDVVVKVTTKSAGGSCYSMADARNYESIQAGIINRPAWSHTNAVKSGRVHVIANDIWTGPRAVVGMYYLVKWFFPDTSPNFHPDQLHRQYLEKFQKIPYQGVYVYPE; via the coding sequence ATGAAAAGATGTCTTGCCATTGTCATTCTGACGGTCTTCGGGATTCTCCCCGGCTCTTCAATCGTTGCGGCCCCGGAGACCCGGCAGACCATTGTGGTGGAAGATGCCAACGGCACACAGATAGAGGTCGAACTGCCGGTGAAACGCCTGGTGGTCCTGACCTCTGACGCGCTGGAGGTCATCCGGTCTTTAGAAGCGTCTGATCTTGTGGCCGGGGTATACTCCGGAATTTCGAAAAACAGTCTGTTCTGGCCCAAGCTCAATGACAAACCCAAGGTAGGGTCCTGGAAAGAGGTCAATTACGAACAGGTTGTGGAACTTAATCCCGATGCCGTGCTCTGTTACGGCTCCCGGCCCGGCAGGGACATGGAAAAAAAGCTTGCGCCTTTCGGCATTCAGGTGATTCGGCTTGATTTTTATAAACCCGCCACCCTTCCCAAAGAGGTTCTCATTCTTGGCCAAATTCTTGGTAAGGAACAAGAGGCCGCAGATCTAGCTGCATGGTATGGGGAGCACATGAACCATATTCGGCGTTTTCTGAAAAAATCATCTGCCTGCCCAAACGTCTATATCGAAGGAAATGCAAGCTACCATACCGCAGCCCCCGGAGCCGGCGGCCATGACATGTGCGTGTCATCCGGGGGAAACAATATCGCCGGAGCATTGTCCATTCCCTATCCTGAAGTGACATCGGAGTGGATCGTGACAGCCAACCCTGATGTGGTGGTTAAAGTCACCACAAAAAGCGCAGGCGGATCATGTTACAGCATGGCGGATGCACGAAATTATGAATCCATCCAGGCGGGTATTATCAACAGACCGGCATGGTCCCACACCAACGCCGTAAAAAGCGGCCGGGTCCACGTGATCGCCAACGATATCTGGACCGGTCCCCGGGCAGTGGTCGGCATGTACTACCTGGTTAAATGGTTCTTCCCTGACACATCCCCCAATTTTCATCCGGATCAGCTGCACAGACAATACCTTGAAAAATTTCAAAAAATCCCGTATCAAGGCGTGTATGTCTATCCCGAATAA
- a CDS encoding iron ABC transporter permease — translation MNDLQNQYRRRGTRKIFFIFFLCFVLAGMMVSALCLGASTMGFFQSLNALFTNTGRASAIIWQLRLPRVVMAVLVGGGLAVAGSVFQAILKNPLASPYTLGIASSAGFGAVAAIVFGGSLYGQYLVAGSAFFFSLAASFLILGIARFKGASPEIMILSGIAVMFLFSSLSSFLQYMGTVEQVHEIVFWFFGSLTKVGWPEIMVAAVMIMLPVPLLIKLSFDLNLLAAGDESANAMGVNVTGIRTTGVILASLITAAGICFTGVIGFIGLVAPHIARMIVGSDHWYLLPSSALIGATLVLAADTAGRTCWAPQVIPLGIVTSFMGVPFFFYLLMKKKKAYW, via the coding sequence ATGAATGATCTTCAGAACCAATATCGAAGGCGAGGCACAAGAAAAATTTTTTTCATTTTTTTTCTTTGTTTTGTACTAGCCGGTATGATGGTCAGTGCCCTTTGCCTGGGGGCGTCAACCATGGGGTTTTTCCAATCTTTAAACGCATTGTTCACCAATACCGGACGCGCCTCGGCCATCATATGGCAACTTCGGCTGCCAAGGGTCGTTATGGCCGTTCTGGTGGGAGGCGGCCTTGCCGTGGCCGGCAGCGTGTTCCAGGCCATTTTAAAAAATCCATTGGCATCGCCCTACACCCTGGGGATCGCCTCAAGCGCCGGATTCGGGGCTGTGGCTGCCATTGTTTTCGGCGGCTCCCTGTATGGTCAGTATCTGGTGGCAGGCTCGGCATTCTTTTTTTCCCTTGCCGCCTCTTTTCTCATCCTGGGGATTGCCAGGTTTAAAGGCGCTTCCCCAGAGATTATGATCCTTTCCGGGATTGCCGTCATGTTTCTTTTTTCGTCTCTGTCTTCTTTTTTACAGTATATGGGCACCGTGGAACAGGTGCATGAAATCGTGTTCTGGTTTTTTGGCAGCCTGACCAAGGTAGGATGGCCGGAAATCATGGTTGCCGCCGTGATGATCATGTTACCGGTGCCCCTTCTGATTAAACTCTCATTTGATCTAAATCTATTGGCCGCAGGCGACGAATCAGCAAACGCTATGGGTGTCAATGTCACTGGTATCCGGACCACCGGCGTAATCCTTGCTTCTTTGATCACTGCCGCCGGAATCTGCTTTACCGGTGTCATCGGTTTTATCGGCCTTGTTGCGCCCCATATCGCCCGGATGATTGTGGGCAGCGACCACTGGTATCTTCTGCCCTCCTCAGCACTGATCGGCGCCACTCTGGTCCTGGCGGCAGACACGGCAGGACGAACCTGCTGGGCCCCCCAGGTGATTCCTCTGGGCATTGTCACCTCCTTTATGGGCGTACCGTTTTTCTTTTACCTGCTTATGAAAAAAAAGAAGGCGTACTGGTAA